Part of the Oncorhynchus mykiss isolate Arlee chromosome 26, USDA_OmykA_1.1, whole genome shotgun sequence genome is shown below.
TGGGGCCAGTCCAGGTAGGTCCTGGGGCCAGTCCAGGTAGGTCCTGGGGCCAGTCCAGGTAGGTCCTGGGGCCAGTCCAGGTAGGTCCTGGTCTTGACCAGCCTGGCCAGGCGGTGGTGGCCAGACAGCTGCCTAGGGGGGTATGTCCTCCAGGAAGACCAGGATAAGGATGTCTGTGTGCTCCACCAGCAGATGCCAGGTGTCCAGTCGCAGCTCCAAGGAGCACCAGTTACCGCGCAGGTAGTGACGACTCACCAGACCCTGAGCGTGGCGGCTGCCGTAGAGGCCGTCTGTGCTGTTATCCATGATTTCCTTCCCCAGCTGGAAGTCCCTACTgtgcagacagagacacaggaagGGAGGCCCGGCAGCAGCTGCTCCATCACCCAGCGCTCGTCTCTACCACTGTATGACACAAAGGCATCATAGTGGTAGCGCCCTCTGGGGTTGGGCCTCTGCACCACCTCTTCTAGTCAACTATGTGCAATGTGGCAGAAGGCCAGCAGGTGGTCCCCAGCCAGCTGATGGGGCAGCACCACCAGTATGGAGAGGAGCAGGTCCAGGGAGGTGCAGATAAACAGGACAAAACGCACATCCAGGGAACAGTGGGCCTCCGAGTACCTGCGGAGGTTCTGGATACCATTTTCATTTTTGCATGTCATCTCCAGCTCTCCCTCAAGCCAAAATATGACCTGGACATGTTGCTGTCTCCTGGCCCAGTTGTCCAGCCAGGCATTATCACAGCTGCAGTGCAGGTGAGGACCAGAGAACTCCATAAACCTCAGGAAGGTGAGGGGCTCTGGAAAGCTGTCCAACATGCTGAACTCCTCTATAGCAGGACATTTAATCACACTGAGGGACTGCAGGTCTCTGCTCAGCTCCTCCTCCAGAGTGAGGATTCTACATTCGATAAGATTCAGGCTCTCCAGTCTGGATAGATTGTGGAACATGATACCCAGAGCTGGCTGAACGATGAGGTCCACTTTCATCAGTGTCAGACACCTTAGCTGCACAAGCCTGTTCAGGTCACTCATGTCCACAAACTCTGGTGAGAAAACCAACTGGAACTCAAACTGGAACTCAAACTCTTGCAGAGAGGTGAAGTACTTTGCAGCAAAGTGAGACCCACACAGGAGATATCTGTCGTGGCCTTGAGGTAGACAACTGACTGGAATAATTGTCTCCAGCAGTCTTGAAGATCACATTAGATGGAGTAGTGAGCTGAAGGACAAAGTCTTGTTTTGGGGTGCTGTCCATGGTGATGTTGAGAGTAAGGGAAGACACCAAATAGATGGGTCAGATTTCAACTTGTCTGTGACtcactaggaggaggaggaaagtcTAAATATATATCTAAATATATCTATATGTTATTTAGGGAGGTGAGGTGGATGAATGCTGATGTTTATGACTGGGTTATATTAAAGTGTTTCCAAGCTGTGTAGGGCAAAGAAACTGTTCTCTGTAATCTGAGAAATCCTGTTATCACCTAGGTATAAGAACCTCAGTTTACCATGTCCCTTAAATCCAGCCATTTCAGATGTATCAAACAGAACTGCTCTGAGGTGATGTTTGTGATGTGAAAGTAACACAAGGCAAGTCTCCTCAGCCATGAGACAAGACCCCTGGAGGGTCACAAAGGGCATTGAGCTCATATTGATATTGAAATGAACAGAAACCTCCATGTTGTTTAGATTCTCCAAATAGTGGATCAAGCTCAAATCAACACTGTCCTCAACACCAGGAGAAAGGTGGATGTTGAGCACCTGAAGTCCATGACAGTTTCTCACTGCCGACGCTGAATGGTTCATCGTTTCAAGGTTCCAGAAATCAAGTTCTGTCATTGAGAGTCTCAACACTGTTTCACAAACAGACTCAAAATAAATGCTTTTCTTgttgaaaagaaaagaaaaggaaGGCAGTATACTGTTACCAGACTGAAGAAGCTGTGTCCGTGGCTCATCAATGCTTGGCAAACTAAGATTTGAGATGTTTTTAAAGCATCCAAATGCTCCATTTTCTAACCGGCGAGCGTCAAGAAATGAAAAACTCACCTCTTGAAGACGATGGAAATAAGGAAGTTCAAAACAGCTCTGTTGGTGTCAGAGCAGTTCTGATGTCTCAAAATGACTCTGTTCTGATGTAAAGTGCAGGTTCGTCAATGACTATGACATATCGACTATCCTACATATCAAGTCAGACAGTTCCTTTGTACAGCTGTAGACTGAGTGGTAGTTAACAAATGTCCAATGAGATTGATGATTGATATTCAGAATGCTCCTCTGTCCAATGGGATGAGGCGTTGTTGGGATTAGATGTCCAATGGAATAAAGAACCGCTGTTGTTCCACTGCTGTGTCTGTTAGCTATGTTGTATCTGTgtgcatctcctcttcatcttcctGGTCTGTTTTAACTGGAAGATACTCTGAGAGAGACTGCAGgtcgcacgcgcacacacacacacacacacacacacacacacacacacacacacacacacacacacacacacacacacacacttaaacacccTTGTAGGGAGTGGCCAGCATCCCCTTaataatctaatctaatctaatctacTCTAATTGGGCCCCCTGTGGAGCTGCACTATAACTGTGTAATGGCCTGGATTAAACATggcatgtgacacacacacacacacacgcgcacatgcaCACGGCTGGCCTACCATTGGCTGATCTGACAAATACCACATAAACACACAGGGTGATACTTGATCTAATCTGATGGGAGTCATGAGGTGGAACAACAGGTCATTATTAAAACCAACACAGCATTACTTACCTTCTGGAACCAACAGACTACAGATGTTTAGCAGGCTAGTGGTTTTAGCTTTACCTAGAATCTCtcttccaatgtttttttttgtcatttttaaaGATCTACAGGTTTCTTTAAAAAAAGTTAATCTTATTTGTCCTTGTTCTCATTCCCCAGGAGAGAGGAAAAAATGATCAGACTGCCAGCTATAGCATGACAGTAAAGAACAAAACTGTTATTGCGATGCTTTGAAACTAACCAACAAAAGCATTTGTTGAGGTTTCTTCTGTGTCCTTTTATACAGACAATGAGATGACTGATTTAAGGGGAGCAGGACATCCAGTCTGCAATCATTCACACACACCTCCTACAGATGTTGTCAACCACAACCAGTCAGTCCCACAGCCAGGTTATCAGACTAGTCTCAACATGGAAATGAAAggctgtgagagaaagagagaagggaagaagaggggtgAAACACTCGGCCTTCAAGATTTCAGCGTCTGTGTAAATCATTCCTTCCACTCTCCGCTGGTCCACAATTAAGGTGGCACGTGACAttcctctgagtgtgtgtgtgtgtgcggcgtgtatgtgtgtgcctgtgtgcgttctcaattctctctctctcgggtttTATTGGCGGGGCTGGGAGTGTGGGCTGGCTCAGGGATACATCAACAGAGAGGTGCTGAACACTgtctcatcatcattattattactattcatcTTCACAAGAGCCTTTCAGATgctgccagacacacacacacacacacacacacacacacacacacacacacacacacacacacacacacacacacacacacacacacacacacacacacacacacacacacacacacacacacacacacacacacacacacacacacacacacacacacacacacacacagcagcagcagcatcaaagTGCCTCTGGCTAGGGCCCAACACCAGATGTTGAGGGTTTGGTCATAAAATTAGAATTTCCCTTTAGGCTTTATATGGAGAATATAGGCTACATATTGTACAAGGGATGTATTATATATCTAGgaagctgcatcccaaatggca
Proteins encoded:
- the LOC110526990 gene encoding LOW QUALITY PROTEIN: toll-like receptor 13 (The sequence of the model RefSeq protein was modified relative to this genomic sequence to represent the inferred CDS: inserted 1 base in 1 codon; deleted 1 base in 1 codon; substituted 1 base at 1 genomic stop codon); translation: MSDLNRLVQLRCLTLMKVDLIVQPALGIMFHNLSRLESLNLIECRILTLEEELSRDLQSLSVIKCPAIEEFSMLDSFPEPLTFLRFMEFSGPHLHCSCDNAWLDNWARRQQHVQVIFWLEGELEMTCKNENGIQNLRRYSEAHCSLDVRFVLFICTSLDLLLSILVVLPHQLAGDHLLAFCHIAHSXLEEVVQRPNPRGRYHYDAFVSYSGRDERWVMEQLLPXPPFLCLCLHSRDFQLGKEIMDNSTDGLYGSRHAQGLVSRHYLRGNWCSLELRLDTWHLLVEHTDILILVFLEDIPPRQLSGHHRLARLVKTRTYLDWPQDPALQPAFWDCLWTKLAPPEPLPAQ